In Candidatus Aegiribacteria sp., the genomic window AAACAACATCATCTATTATTGAACTAGGTCCTCCTGCCCAGAAAGGTTCTTCAAAACCTGCACCCCCGTAGTCGAAAACAGGAAATGTAGTAAAGAATGTATGAGAAAGAACTGACCCATCGGGTTTGACTATTGGAATATGAATATGGCGAAATCCAGGTTCGTCATGATACATCCAGAAACCGCACCGGTAGAAACAGCTGCCAAAGAAACTGGCTTCCCCAAGACCTATCGCATTAAGGTTGACTTCCGCAATTATATCGCTGCCAACATGCCCCATTGCGGTATTACCATACCTGCCCCACCAGGGTCGTCCCCAGTGATAGCTCAAATCAGAACCTGGTTCGTATCCCTGCGGATAGAATGAACGATTATTCTCCGACCTGTCCCAGTTCCAACTTTCGTAACCTCTTCTGGTTGCCGGTATTGTAATTGGATGTGCATCCATCATGTGTCCTGCAAGATCCCTGGGACCCTCGTTATCCGCAGGATACATCTTACCTATATGTATCTGTATTTTGCCCGAGTACTCCGAAGGGAGATCACCCACAAAAGTATAGTGTACTGCATAGCTGGCATCAGGCTCCTCCGGAAAATTCTCTTCAAGAACATTCTGAAGAATGTCTACCTGTTCCGCGTTTCCGGAAGGTGTATCCCTTACAAATGTTCCATGTTCCCTGGAATCCCAGTATTCCATATCGGCAATAAACCCGTTCATCCATATTATATCTGTGAGTTCAGCTCCGGATGAGTTTTCAATCATCGTAGGTTCGGAGTAAATCACAAGCATATTGAGAGTTTCCCCGTCCCTTTCTTCTGGGATATATCCGTATACTGATCTATGAAAGTTTCTGTTTCCACCGCGGTAATCCATTTCGCCCTCAACACGGGCAATTTCTTCCAGAAGAAACTCTACTGGATCCTGCCCTGCATCCTCCGAGAGACCGAAACCATAATCAGTATTACTGAATTCACTGTTAGAATACCTGATACCATCAATGGGAACAGCATTGCTCATATCCAATCCTGAATTCACAAAGGATTCCTCATGATACCTTGCGGAAACTGAATTGAAGCGTTCTTCATACATCTGAAGGCTTGGTGGAAGAAGGATTTCATTTACTTCTTCAGTTTGCTCAAGTTCCTTGAAAAACCGGAGATCCTCCCTCAGTTCTTCAAGGTACTCCAATGAAGCTGAATTACCCGAATCATCCTTTCCATCATCTTCCCAGGTTCCTATGTATTTAACATCAACACTATCTGAATCTCCAACGTATTCGGAAGTGTAGATTATCATTGCTCCGCCTCCTGGAAGGAAATTGTCAACGATGATTCCTGCAGTATCAGGGCTCGAACTCCCAAGATCATCAACGGGGAGCAGCATACTGACGGTATCTTGGGATCCATGACTTACAGCTGTAACGTTTACAGCGTACCTTCCATCAGGGAAGAAAGCTTCCCTGTTGCTTGAAGGTTTTCCTGTGATTTCCGGTTCTGCAAGAAAAGTGTCCCAGGCTCCCTGACAGATGCCGGTTGTCCAACTGCTCTGGCTTGGACCTGTCCAGACATTGTTCCAGCCGGTAATCCAACTTGCTGGATCCAAAGCACCACTGTTGGTAACGATGTAGGCGTTTTCACCAAGGCAAGACGCTGGAGGGGATGGATCTGTACCGTCAGTCAGATGTCCATCAAGAAATATCGCTCTGAATTCATCCGAATCTCCGTATGGAAGTTCTTCATCACGCATTTGCATAAGGAATCTTTCACCGTAAAATCCAGGTGCTGCAGGAAAATAATCAACAGGTGACTGTGGATCCTGTCTTAGGATTTCGTATGAAATTGAATACACTCCAGCTGAATCTCTGTCCGATAATCCCTGAAAAGCTGAGAATGGTGATACCGCAATATCTATAACCCCGCTTACGAAATCCTGAAAGACCTGATAATTTGTTAGTACAGAAATCTGAGCGGGTGTTTCTGTTCCATCAGGCATGAACCAGGCACCAGTATTGTTAAATCCTTCAAAATGTACTTTCTTGAACTGAATTTCATCATATGTTGAAAGATCGTCCTCGAAATATTCAAAAGGATTGTAGTAACCTTCAAATGGTGGATCTTGAGGTACAATATTGAATGGAGGATAAGGTTCTTCCACACAGTCAATCCATGCCAGGTGAAGATGGAGTGGCGCAGGATTACCCGGTGACCATTCGTATTGAAAACATGGAGCTATTGGCTGCCATCCCGTAAGAGATGATCCATGCACAAATGGTTCCTCTCCAGGATTTCTTATATTCAGATGTAATAATCCCCACCCCCAGTAAGGTGGGGCACCTATTATTGAAGGTGCAATAGCCATGGCACAGCCTCCACTTGCAGTACCAAAATCCCTTGCTCCAAGCGAGACCATATCAGAACCTGTTGGAACAAGTACTTTAACGATTGTATCCACGGCAGCAAAGTCCAATCCCGGATGAGGGCCTTCTTCTATTACACACCAGTCACCGTAGCCATTAAGAACTCCACTATGACCAGAGGTGTTTTCAAAGAAAGGCCATGATAATTTCCAGGGAACCTCAGTTCCCTGAGATGAAGCAATCATTGAAAAGGAGAATAAACAAAGCAGACCGCTTCGAAGGAAGTGTTTCATTATATATTACTCCCTTCAATCCTGAAATATTTTAACGTTTTACCATCATAGAATCCAAATCTATTACCATCTGATTGAAGCGCGGATGGTATACTGCCAAGTTCATGCTCATGATTGAAATTCTTCGATGCAATCTGATAAATGGATTCTCCAATATTCAGATTAACTATGGGAGATACATATAGAATATTTCCATCATTATTTACATAAACAAATTTCAATATATCATAATTATTACCTGAACTTGGACGTGCAGTTGCAGTACCAATAGTATTTCCCGATGAAGAAACCCTATAAGGATTGATATGATCCCAGTCATCTGAAATGTATGTTAGGATATTCAAACCATCAGAATCGGTCGGATCCGTTACCCACGCAAGACCTCTTCTCCCATCGTAGCGTTGTCCTTCTTCATAATGTCCTCTTTGGCCATACAATTGAAATGCCCAGCTATGACCTGTCCGGCTACATGTGGAAGCATTGAGGCGATCTTCGAGTTCATATCGATTAAGTAACTCGCAAGTGAATCCATCGACAGTATAGAAAGTACTGCCGTCGTAAAAAACAACATATAACCCGTCAGATGTAACAAATGCTGCACCTCGATAATCACTGGTTTCCCAGAGAATATCCCCCTCTCCATTGAAAGCCGTGATTCTCGATTCATGTGTGCTCCTGTTTAAAAACGTCATGACCTTAAGTGAACCATCTGCAGCAACAACAAGCCCGGCACTGTTGTGCAGGTGAGCAGGATTCCGAGTATCCTGCCAGGTTCCGCTTGTTGTATCAATCCAGCTTCGGGATATATTCAGGTCAGAATCAATCAACTCAATCTCTCCAGGGTTACTTCTATACATATCCCCATAAGAAGAACGAACCGTAGAACCATCATCGCATACATAGATGTAACCGCTCCATCCTGATTCATCCCTGAATAAATACGGCTGCACATCTCCTGTATCGAGATTGATCAGTTCGTCGTACCACCGGTTTTCCGCATTACCCAGAACCAGTACATATCTTCCACCTCTGGAAAATATCGCCCCGTAAGGTGTGCAGTACAATGGTATTTCTCTTATTTCTTCATCCTCTTGAAGTACAACGACCTTATTGCTGAAAAGAATGACAATCCGCCACTTCTCGCCTTCATCTGTCGGTACAAAGAACATCTGACAGGCTATTTGAGCCTGATCTCCATACCATCCAATGGGTTCTCCGTAATCAATCGGGTTAATCGTAACTTCTTCAACAATTCGGTAACCTGGAGCTGTCCAGCTGCCGTCTCCCGCCTGATCAACAAGTGGTGGCTGCGTTGTTGTTATTCCTATAAGTGCCATCAGTAAAAAATGCATATCAATCTCCTCAGTCTATTATTACAATTCTGTGTGTCTGAATGTCTTTCATGTCCGTCTGCAGGAAGTAGATGCCTGGAACAAGGTTTTTCGTATTGTATAAATATGTCCCTGAATCAGGCGTAGTGAATTCCTCTACGACTCTGCCTGCTATGTCAAGCAGTCTTATTGATGTTTCCTGAAAAGTGTTCACTGA contains:
- a CDS encoding T9SS type A sorting domain-containing protein, coding for MKHFLRSGLLCLFSFSMIASSQGTEVPWKLSWPFFENTSGHSGVLNGYGDWCVIEEGPHPGLDFAAVDTIVKVLVPTGSDMVSLGARDFGTASGGCAMAIAPSIIGAPPYWGWGLLHLNIRNPGEEPFVHGSSLTGWQPIAPCFQYEWSPGNPAPLHLHLAWIDCVEEPYPPFNIVPQDPPFEGYYNPFEYFEDDLSTYDEIQFKKVHFEGFNNTGAWFMPDGTETPAQISVLTNYQVFQDFVSGVIDIAVSPFSAFQGLSDRDSAGVYSISYEILRQDPQSPVDYFPAAPGFYGERFLMQMRDEELPYGDSDEFRAIFLDGHLTDGTDPSPPASCLGENAYIVTNSGALDPASWITGWNNVWTGPSQSSWTTGICQGAWDTFLAEPEITGKPSSNREAFFPDGRYAVNVTAVSHGSQDTVSMLLPVDDLGSSSPDTAGIIVDNFLPGGGAMIIYTSEYVGDSDSVDVKYIGTWEDDGKDDSGNSASLEYLEELREDLRFFKELEQTEEVNEILLPPSLQMYEERFNSVSARYHEESFVNSGLDMSNAVPIDGIRYSNSEFSNTDYGFGLSEDAGQDPVEFLLEEIARVEGEMDYRGGNRNFHRSVYGYIPEERDGETLNMLVIYSEPTMIENSSGAELTDIIWMNGFIADMEYWDSREHGTFVRDTPSGNAEQVDILQNVLEENFPEEPDASYAVHYTFVGDLPSEYSGKIQIHIGKMYPADNEGPRDLAGHMMDAHPITIPATRRGYESWNWDRSENNRSFYPQGYEPGSDLSYHWGRPWWGRYGNTAMGHVGSDIIAEVNLNAIGLGEASFFGSCFYRCGFWMYHDEPGFRHIHIPIVKPDGSVLSHTFFTTFPVFDYGGAGFEEPFWAGGPSSIIDDVVSSDSRYFWMTGSECNVNSHHSEALAYCVDSETSGKWYRLCVGWCTGTDQTDMQFDCCTAYIDKIYSSGEALVCYFECLGPDQYIEEYRILHPPDDGTMNIIEEPSSPRQSTVDTVIDDESLMVLSNPIRETLDVIVFGESGERWKFDLYDISGRRAVSESGVFRDDSSVLNINVENLPSGVYMLKTEVGGNEEVRSISIVH